In Oryza sativa Japonica Group chromosome 11, ASM3414082v1, the following are encoded in one genomic region:
- the LOC112936878 gene encoding probable auxin efflux carrier component 5a, which produces MIGWVDIGKILSAITLLYFALALGYCSSRRWWQIFTAEDSEAINRMVVWFAFPFFTFEFTLHLDPYNVRCSLIAADSIAKLIIVAAISIGVMLKFRKEGLCAAVTDWCISGFSLASLTNSLVVGMPMARAMYGNWAGQIVVQLSIFQAIVWLTSLVVVLEVRKAFVSDAHDESNSYEEGSFIDDDTVVGSSGTSEDMQSLEEGVSDATNQDLRGEEAVSVAVVNGARLPLFKSVARKLACNPSLYASVIGIS; this is translated from the coding sequence ATGATAGGGTGGGTGGACATTGGAAAAATATTGTCCGCGATAACACTGCTTTATTTCGCCCTTGCATTGGGGTACTGCTCTTCCAGGCGATGGTGGCAAATCTTCACGGCAGAAGATTCCGAAGCAATAAATAGAATGGTCGTTTGGTTTGCTTTTCCATTTTTCACCTTTGAATTTACCCTCCACCTTGATCCCTACAATGTGAGGTGCAGCCTTATAGCGGCTGATAGCATAGCAAAGTTAATTATAGTCGCCGCAATCAGCATTGGTGTTATGTTGAAATTCCGGAAAGAGGGATTATGCGCCGCTGTCACCGACTGGTGTATAAGCGGCTTTTCTCTTGCGTCACTCACCAATTCTTTGGTTGTGGGCATGCCCATGGCGAGGGCCATGTATGGCAACTGGGCAGGGCAAATTGTGGTACAACTATCAATCTTCCAGGCAATAGTGTGGCTCACCTCACTCGTGGTGGTCCTGGAAGTAAGGAAAGCTTTCGTCTCCGACGCTCATGACGAGTCTAACAGTTATGAAGAAGGATCCTTCATAGATGATGATACGGTCGTCGGTAGCTCGGGTACCAGCGAAGATATGCAAAGCCTCGAAGAGGGGGTTTCAGATGCCACGAACCAAGATCTCAGGGGGGAGGAGGCAGTGTCAGTGGCAGTGGTGAATGGTGCCAGGTTACCGCTCTTCAAGTCGGTGGCACGTAAGTTAGCCTGTAATCCTAGTCTATATGCTAGTGTAATCGGCATCTCCTAG
- the LOC107277804 gene encoding probable auxin efflux carrier component 5a isoform X3: MIGWVDIGKILSAIAPLYFALVLGYCSSKRWWRIFTAEDSEAIMVAWFALPFFTFEFTLHLDPYNVRYSLIAADSISKLIIVIVIGIGVGLIFRKEGLCTAVIDWCISGFSLASLTNSLVVGVPMARAMYGNWAGQVVVQLSIFQAIVWLTSLMVVLEVRKAFVSDAHDESNRHEEGSYIDDDTVVGGSGTSEDMQSLEEGVSDATNQDLKGEEAVTVAGVNGARLPLFKSVARKLACNPNLHASVIGISWACISNRSHLTLPPALEGSVQIMSRSGLGLAMFSMGCNTSVYFILHICQGIWIACRRPEYSGVFGHDNVPTIHGGTIYTFGGNMIIYLVDKDIYFWRKCDYIFG, from the exons ATGATAGGGTGGGTGGACATTGGAAAAATCTTGTCCGCGATAGCACCGCTCTATTTCGCCCTTGTATTGGGGTACTGCTCTTCCAAGCGGTGGTGGCGAATCTTCACGGCAGAAGATTCCGAAGCAATAATGGTCGCTTGGTTTGCTCTTCCCTTTTTCACCTTTGAATTTACGCTCCACCTTGATCCCTACAATGTGAGGTACAGCCTTATAGCAGCTGATAGCATATCGAAGTTAATTATAGTCATCGTAATCGGCATTGGTGTTGGGTTAATATTCCGGAAAGAGGGATTATGCACCGCTGTCATCGACTGGTGTATAAGCGGCTTTTCTCTTGCGTCACTCACCAATTCTCTGGTTGTGGGCGTGCCCATGGCGAGGGCCATGTATGGCAACTGGGCAGGGCAAGTCGTGGTACAACTATCAATCTTCCAGGCAATAGTGTGGCTCACCTCACTCATGGTGGTCCTGGAAGTAAGGAAAGCTTTCGTCTCCGACGCTCATGACGAGTCTAATAGACATGAAGAAGGGTCCTACATAGATGATGATACGGTTGTCGGTGGCTCGGGTACCAGCGAAGATATGCAAAGCCTCGAAGAGGGGGTTTCAGATGCCACGAACCAAGATCTCAAGGGGGAGGAGGCAGTGACAGTGGCAGGGGTGAATGGTGCTAGGTTACCGCTCTTCAAGTCGGTGGCACGCAAGTTAGCCTGTAATCCCAATCTACACGCCAGTGTAATCGGCATCTCCTGGGCTTGCATCTCCAATAG GTCGCACCTCACTTTGCCACCAGCTTTGGAGGGGTCGGTGCAAATAATGTCAAGATCAGGGCTGGGGCTGGCTATGTTCAGTATGG GCTGCAATACCTCAGTCTATTTCATCCTTCATATTTGCCAAGGAATATGGATTGCATGCAGACGTCCTGAGTACAGC GGTGTTTTTGGGCATGATAATGTCCCTACCATTCATGGTGGGACTATATATACTTTTGGAGGAAATATGATTATATATCTGGTTGACAAGGACATATACTTTTGGAGGAAATGTGATTATATATTTGGTTGA
- the LOC107277804 gene encoding probable auxin efflux carrier component 5a isoform X2 — MIGWVDIGKILSAIAPLYFALVLGYCSSKRWWRIFTAEDSEAIMVAWFALPFFTFEFTLHLDPYNVRYSLIAADSISKLIIVIVIGIGVGLIFRKEGLCTAVIDWCISGFSLASLTNSLVVGVPMARAMYGNWAGQVVVQLSIFQAIVWLTSLMVVLEVRKAFVSDAHDESNRHEEGSYIDDDTVVGGSGTSEDMQSLEEGVSDATNQDLKGEEAVTVAGVNGARLPLFKSVARKLACNPNLHASVIGISWACISNSRSHLTLPPALEGSVQIMSRSGLGLAMFSMGCNTSVYFILHICQGIWIACRRPEYSGVFGHDNVPTIHGGTIYTFGGNMIIYLVDKDIYFWRKCDYIFG; from the exons ATGATAGGGTGGGTGGACATTGGAAAAATCTTGTCCGCGATAGCACCGCTCTATTTCGCCCTTGTATTGGGGTACTGCTCTTCCAAGCGGTGGTGGCGAATCTTCACGGCAGAAGATTCCGAAGCAATAATGGTCGCTTGGTTTGCTCTTCCCTTTTTCACCTTTGAATTTACGCTCCACCTTGATCCCTACAATGTGAGGTACAGCCTTATAGCAGCTGATAGCATATCGAAGTTAATTATAGTCATCGTAATCGGCATTGGTGTTGGGTTAATATTCCGGAAAGAGGGATTATGCACCGCTGTCATCGACTGGTGTATAAGCGGCTTTTCTCTTGCGTCACTCACCAATTCTCTGGTTGTGGGCGTGCCCATGGCGAGGGCCATGTATGGCAACTGGGCAGGGCAAGTCGTGGTACAACTATCAATCTTCCAGGCAATAGTGTGGCTCACCTCACTCATGGTGGTCCTGGAAGTAAGGAAAGCTTTCGTCTCCGACGCTCATGACGAGTCTAATAGACATGAAGAAGGGTCCTACATAGATGATGATACGGTTGTCGGTGGCTCGGGTACCAGCGAAGATATGCAAAGCCTCGAAGAGGGGGTTTCAGATGCCACGAACCAAGATCTCAAGGGGGAGGAGGCAGTGACAGTGGCAGGGGTGAATGGTGCTAGGTTACCGCTCTTCAAGTCGGTGGCACGCAAGTTAGCCTGTAATCCCAATCTACACGCCAGTGTAATCGGCATCTCCTGGGCTTGCATCTCCAATAG CAGGTCGCACCTCACTTTGCCACCAGCTTTGGAGGGGTCGGTGCAAATAATGTCAAGATCAGGGCTGGGGCTGGCTATGTTCAGTATGG GCTGCAATACCTCAGTCTATTTCATCCTTCATATTTGCCAAGGAATATGGATTGCATGCAGACGTCCTGAGTACAGC GGTGTTTTTGGGCATGATAATGTCCCTACCATTCATGGTGGGACTATATATACTTTTGGAGGAAATATGATTATATATCTGGTTGACAAGGACATATACTTTTGGAGGAAATGTGATTATATATTTGGTTGA